From the Chryseobacterium fluminis genome, the window GACGGTTTAAGCCTCTTACATGCGCACCGTAGCTTCCTGCTTCTCTTCTGTAGCACTGAGAAAATGCCGTATTTTTAATCGGAAGATCTTTTTCATCCAGCAGCACATCACGGTATAAGTTCGTTACCGGAACCTCTGCAGTCGGGATCAAATATAGATCATCCGCCTGAATATAATACATCTGACCTTCCTTATCAGGCAACTGACCGGTACCGTATCCTGAAGCTTCGTTCACCACGTGAGGCGGATTGACTTCCATATATCCTTTCTCGACATTTTTATCGAGAAAATACTGAACCAAAGCTCTCTGTAATCTCGCTCCTTTTCCTAAATAAACGGGAAAACCTGCGCCTGCAATTTTTACTCCTAATTCGAAATCGATCAGGTTGTATTTCTTAGCAAGCTCCCAGTGAGGAATTGCCCCTTCTCCCAGTCCTTCTACATCATGGGACTGATAAATAATTTCGTTGTCATCTGCGGAAGCACCACTTTTTACCAGCGTATTCGGAATATTGGGAAGCTGATACAAAATATCCAGTAAAGCTTTTTCTTTAACATCTAACTGAGATTTCAATTCTGAAGTCGATTCTTTGTACTGTGCTGTTTTAGATTTTGCAGATTCTGCTTCTTCCCTCTTCCCTTCTTTCATTAAGATCCCTATTTCTTTGGAGATTTTATTGATTTCAGAAAGTTGGGAATCCAATTCAAATTGAATTTTTTTTCTTTCGTCGTCAGTAGCAATCGCCTCGTCTACCAACTCAAGATTCTTGAATTGTCTTTTTTGAAGACCTTCTAAAACGCGTTCTTTATTGTCGCGCAAAAAATTGACTTGTAACATTTTATTTAGATGTTAGTTATTAGAAAGTTAGCATAAATTGCTAACCGTTTGCAAATTTAAAAATTATTTTACGATCGTCACTACATTTGATCCTCCCGGCTCTTTTGTAAACTGAAGCTGTTTATTGTAGTACACTTTCGAAACTTCGAAAACCGAGGATGTCCAGCGGTATTCGATATCAAGAGTATCATTAATGGTATCCGTAACACTGTTTACCGTTCTTCGTAGAGCCAGTGCCA encodes:
- the serS gene encoding serine--tRNA ligase codes for the protein MLQVNFLRDNKERVLEGLQKRQFKNLELVDEAIATDDERKKIQFELDSQLSEINKISKEIGILMKEGKREEAESAKSKTAQYKESTSELKSQLDVKEKALLDILYQLPNIPNTLVKSGASADDNEIIYQSHDVEGLGEGAIPHWELAKKYNLIDFELGVKIAGAGFPVYLGKGARLQRALVQYFLDKNVEKGYMEVNPPHVVNEASGYGTGQLPDKEGQMYYIQADDLYLIPTAEVPVTNLYRDVLLDEKDLPIKNTAFSQCYRREAGSYGAHVRGLNRLHQFEKVEIVRIEKPENSYAVLEEMVEHIKEILTDLELPYRVLRLCGGDTGFASAMTYDFEVWSAAQEMWLEVSSVSNFETFQANRLKCRFKADGKSQLVHTLNGSAMALPRIMAALLENNQTAEGIKLPKKIAEYARFDVIN